atccAATTATCGGCAGGGAAGCATCATGAGAATGAGCGAACCCATAACCAGAAAACATGGCATCATTATCATGAGTCCGGTAATCAGCAACCCAATGCCGAGTTATTTAAGTCATAGAGCCTTTAAACATGCAATTAGACAGAAATATTATGAATGGCTGTTTCATGTTAGGAAGTTTCAATCAGTACGCGCGTTCTTTGAGCACTTCAAGCTCTACTTCAGTAGGGTCAGTAGCCTGAATCTCATAGTGTATGCCTTCCAGCTCCCTCCTGAACCTGTCCTTAGATGTGGCGTACAGCATCTTTGATCGGATGCGGGAAACAGAAGGAGACCTGAAAGAGATGGATTAGTGTAGCACCTCTTTCATAAAATAACATACTAATGAAATGGTTACCCAAagtaaaaatacataatttGACAACATTTTCCTACTGAAGACTTCCCTTCATCTCTACTATGTTTCTTGTTCTGTTTTAGTTTTTCCAGGAGAAAAGGTCCAAGGACTTTGCAATTAGATAACAATCCCTTTTAGATACAACACTTCTTCTAGGATCTAGGAAGGGTGGAATCTCATGTATTCAGAAGGATATATTGTGACATTTATGAGTACACAACAGACAAGAAACTAAAAGAACTAAAGGACTTTGCAGTAAGACAAAAATCCCTTTTAGATAAAACACTTCTTCTAGTAGGTTCCAATGGAACTTGGGCTAATTAAAAACCAACATAAAAACAATCCTTAGACACGTGCCAATACTCAAATGAATATCCAAAATTAGCCAGATAAATAATCCCTTCTACGCGAGGAAATGTACTCCAGCTGCAATGCCTCAAAGGCAAAGGATAATTTCCCTATATCTACAGACCTTGTCACAAGAACTTCTGTACACACTTATCCTTCAAAATTAACACACTTTTCTACACTCTTCACCATTACATGGGAGCTTTCTTCACCCTCCTAAACTTCTATATAATCTGCAGGGTCTTAGAGTCCGATTGGAGAAAGCGATACATACCTAATTAAGCTCTGAAAGACAATTGTCTTACAATGATTCCTTGTATTCTCTACAAAAGATATGGTTCCTCGTACACATCAACTATCCCTTTGCTGGTCAGTTTTCCACCTTTTCGCAATATATGCATGCTAGTCTTACTCATATGGCTATTCTCAGTTATGTTActtggactctccaaaaatgatgTTGCACCCATGTCGGATTcttcaaaaatgcactacttttggagaaaCCAACACGGACCCGTCGACATATCCAAAGAGTCAGAGCAACATACATTCTCAGTACTAGAACATTTTCTCAAGAGACGTTCACTTTGCAGGTACCTCAAGTATCTGACCGCTATAGCTATAGAACTCCCTTTCCAGAAACACCCTTGTTCTTACAAACATAAGCCACATACACAATAACACAAACAGTCTACCAACCTCTTGCTCTCCCTACAGTTAACTCGACTGCTTCAGCCATCACAGTCTCTCTCTTAACAATGCCACCATCATAATTGCAATTCACATCATCATGGGCTAGCTATATTCCATGAAGGAGAAAGACTATTAAAATCAACTTTTCTATATCGTTCTCGAATCACTCACTCAATTGGTTTGACACAAATGCTTGATACTTAGTAAATTCAAAGGTGCCTGCTATGTGAAAATCATTAATGTGACTTGACAGCATCTTAGATAAATTAGAACCAACATTCACAAATGAGAGCAGAATGCCCCTTGCACATATAGACTGAAGTTATGATAAAACAGAAACCCGACACACCCCACtgtcttttctcttctttaccTCCTTTTTAAAGGAGGGTGATGGGGACTGAAATAAGAAAAGGATTTAATTCCCTATTTTAGACATTTGAACAGTGTAGCAACATTCACAGAGGACAGTATAAACAGATGAAAAGAGTCTAAAACTAGTACAATTTCCAATATAAGGTAGACACCTGTCTTTGATAAAAATCCAGTTCTGCAAGTTCTGGCTGAAACTATAACTTACCAGGCAAAGAAGAAAATCTTGCTCTTTTGGCAGTTATCAGATGTCACGAAGTCGTAATCATATACTGCATATCGGCAGTCATTCTCAGGAAGAGCTTCAGTGAAATCATTATAGCTCTCAGCTGGACCTCCAGTTTTCTCAACCACAACCTCATTTTTCTTCTCATCAATCTTAaatatcacatatcgatgcaccTTCTTCCTTTGCAGTTCCATATAAGTAGCTTTGCTTTGTTCAGCAACCCCCATGCCAGAGGATGCATTTGCCTACAAGCATAACAGATATTCAAAAAAATTGCTCTAAAGTGAACCACAGACATGatagaacaattattatacaGTATTCTCAAACACCAGACTCAACTTTCCCACATGCAAATGATAGTATAATCAAGCAAATACTAACAAAAAGTGCTGCTAGTAAAAGCTTGTACGAGTCAGTAGCTTGTCTGGTTGGACCGTCAGAATGATGAAAATAGAAATATAGTTTGACTGAATTTCTTTTCATCAAATCCCTCCAGAATTCAActgaagaaaatcaaagaatGAAGTTCCTAAATATGAAGGAATCCACCAGATCCCATCATGAAATATGCACATCCAACACCAACTCCTGTGGCCTATGCTGCtcaaactctccaaaaatgttgtcCCAACCGTGTctgatcctccaaaaatgcactacttttggaggatccaacacaCACCCTTCGGCATTTTAaagagtctgagcaacatagTTTGTTGTGACTAAATAGATCTCTAATCACACCCTCTCGTAAACCCCACCAAAACAAAAGGCAAAAACCTCAATAAAACAAGTTTGCTCAACTTTCTAAAAACTTGAATCACAAATAGTTGCTCAACTTCAAATTATTTGTGATAAAGCTACAATTTTGTGTGAAACCACAATGACAACTATTCAAACATTACCAccatctgttttttttttctcgaatCCCTTAGCAATAATATTATGGGATTCATGACTAAAAACAGATCAtgctaaaaaagaaataacccCAGAAATATATGatgctttattttcttttctcaacAGACATTACCATTAAGTTTGTTTATTCACTCGTATGATTCATGCttaacttgaagaaaaaaaaatcgtaactTTCAATAAACCGGAAAATTCAAAAAGGAATAGGATCTGAGAAATTTAATTAAACACAGATCAACGAAAAATAAGATAAGGGGCAAAACTTAACTTAATTTAAGTctaattaaactaaaaaaacAGATGCAATGTGAATTCAATTAACTCTTAGGACAATCAACACAAGTATGTGAATCAGTTCTAATTTTACTAAGATCTTTGCAAATTCAACTTCATCTacacacaacaatccaaaacagaGATCAAATTAAGCAATTTTGTACTAAAAACAATAATTCAGAAACAACCAAGCTATGTCAAACAGATAAGTAATGCAAAGGAAAATCAGATCTATCAAAGAAGATTACCCCTCCTCTGATTCTGAAAGACATGGTTAAAGTGATCAGACCCAAGAGAGACTATAGAAATTGAAGTAAAAATCAAAAGCAGCCGCTCAAGGAAAAAGAAACGACTTAGTACTattttgtggggggggggggggggaaaaaaaaatgagaaaattattGGGGCAATAATATTATCAAAATTGACCCgtttttttaattcttacaaaaaatatccaaacttttctctctctcacacc
This portion of the Lycium ferocissimum isolate CSIRO_LF1 chromosome 1, AGI_CSIRO_Lferr_CH_V1, whole genome shotgun sequence genome encodes:
- the LOC132032812 gene encoding actin-depolymerizing factor-like gives rise to the protein MSFRIRGGANASSGMGVAEQSKATYMELQRKKVHRYVIFKIDEKKNEVVVEKTGGPAESYNDFTEALPENDCRYAVYDYDFVTSDNCQKSKIFFFAWSPSVSRIRSKMLYATSKDRFRRELEGIHYEIQATDPTEVELEVLKERAY